One Mugil cephalus isolate CIBA_MC_2020 chromosome 8, CIBA_Mcephalus_1.1, whole genome shotgun sequence genomic window carries:
- the rassf2b gene encoding ras association domain-containing protein 2b, with protein MDDSQDGVQIGENKFISKSTVLSHLKTYNLYYEGQNLQLRHREEEGELIVEGLLNIFWGLRRPIRLQMQDDHERVRPPPSSTSWHSGCNLDSQGSPNSTDAQQTTEHSPPTVEVTPPEYQPEDNGVMEEQAEDDSESSAQLLRTKSDAGVLRRGQRRSPSDQRKIRRHRFSINGHFYNHKTAVFTPAYGSVTNVRINSCMTTPQVLRVLLNKFKIENSPDDFALYLVHTSGERVKLKRTDFPMVLRIMQGPCEQVCKVFLMEEDLGEEVTYDVAQYIKFEMPVLQSFITKLKEEEDREVQKLKRRYNYLRCVIEKQLSCLPEGPTCM; from the exons ATGGATGATTCGCAGGACGGAGTTCAGATTGGAGAGAACAAGTTCATCAGCAA GTCAACAGTCCTCTCGCATCTTAAAACATACAACCTCTATTATGAGGGGCAGAATCTGCAGCTACGACACAGAGAA GAAGAGGGGGAGCTGATCGTTGAGGGCTTGCTGAATATCTTTTGGGGCCTGCGACGACCCATCAGGCTTCAGATGCAGGATGACCACGAACGAGTCCGgccgcccccctcctccacgTCCTGGCACTCAGGATGTAATCTGGACAGTCAAGG atCCCCCAACAGCACAGACGCTCAACAGACGACCGAGCACAGTCCACCCACAGTGGAGGTGACGCCACCTGAGTATCAACCAGAGGACAACGGTGTGATGGAAGAACAAGCAGAAG ACGACAGCGAGAGCTCCGCTCAGCTCCTCAGGACGAAGAGTGATGCTGGAGTTTTAAGACGAGGCCAGCGAAGGTCCCCGAGCGACCAGAGGAAGATCAGACGCCATCGATTCTCCATCAACGGACACTTCTACAACCACAAG acgGCAGTTTTCACGCCCGCTTACGGTTCGGTCACCAATGTTCGGATCAACAGCTGCATGACCACACCTCAGGTGCTACGAGTTCTCCTCAACAAGTTTAAAATTGAAAACAGCCCGGACGATTTTGCGCTTTACCTCGTCCATACAAGTGGAG AGCGCGTGAAACTGAAGCGGACCGACTTTCCTATGGTGCTGAGAATAATGCAGGGTCCATGTGAGCAGGTCTGCAAAGTTTTCCTCATGGAAGAAGACCTGGGCGAAGAAGTCACATATGAT GTGGCGCAGTACATAAAGTTTGAGATGCCTGTCCTGCAGAGTTTCATCACGAAgctgaaggaagaagaggacagagaggtgCAGAAACTCAAGAGAAG GTATAATTACCTGCGGTGTGTAATTGAGAAACAGCTCAGTTGTCTTCCAGAGGGGCCGACGTGTATGTGA
- the LOC125012475 gene encoding uncharacterized protein LOC125012475, which yields MKLSSLSFLCLTLLLYHMPLSLAKGKGGGFGKGWRSKATNRGTNTGHKNNQGSQGGAPKQSGQNTQAGHPSQSGGYPKQQGGGYYKHQPGSPYGGGYGGQGGYRSGHINPNPNNKILSPGYGGSIGYGGYGAGGGSPFSRVVHAQGYGPSDKSRNFGRTAVAAAAGGAVAGMAVGYGIGRYPRPHFQLHSRQEEQHYNHYMHRKYGLQSTDTNDYSRDYKYSQPPQTYDDYMDACMKRNDLLSTESQKTKNKATAVTKTTTSTVVTSASDVGSNTTETNGSNPLADARLTPSARKQPKAPPAPGSSAEDDDDDDDTVSIVEIGYPSLIEQMKVRKCLELYMINSEKYLKRVIGGAPGLTMGFQGLLVVVTSTVMMLLNSNIIAA from the coding sequence ATGAAGCTGAGTTCATTGTCGTTCCTGTGTCTGACCCTTCTTCTTTATCATATGCCGCTTTCCCTGGCCAAAGGCAAAGGAGGGGGGTTCGGGAAGGGCTGGCGCTCAAAAGCGACTAACCGAGGCACTAATACAGGCCACAAAAATAATCAGGGCTCTCAGGGTGGAGCCCCTAAACAGTCcggacaaaacacacaagcaggcCATCCCTCACAATCGGGAGGTTACCCAAAGCAGCAGGGCGGAGGCTACTATAAGCACCAGCCAGGTTCTCCGTATGGAGGAGGGTACGGAGGTCAGGGCGGTTACAGAAGTGGACACATCAACCCCAACCCAAACAACAAGATCCTGAGCCCTGGCTACGGCGGAAGCATTGGATACGGGGGCTACGGGGCTGGAGGCGGCTCTCCCTTCTCTCGCGTCGTTCACGCTCAGGGCTACGGTCCCTCTGATAAATCCAGAAATTTCGGGCGCACCGCAGTGGCGGCGGCAGCCGGAGGGGCTGTGGCGGGCATGGCCGTGGGCTACGGGATAGGGAGGTACCCCCGTCCTCATTTCCAGCTCCACAGTCGCCAGGAGGAGCAGCACTACAACCACTACATGCACAGGAAATACGGCCTCCAGTCCACCGACACCAACGATTACAGCAGAGACTACAAATACAGTCAGCCCCCTCAGACCTATGATGACTACATGGACGCCTGCATGAAGAGAAATGACCTCCTGTCCACAGAGAGTCAAAAGACGAAAAACAAGGCGACGGCTGTGACTAAAACCACCACGTCTACCGTTGTCACCTCAGCGTCAGACGTGGGCAGCAACACGACAGAGACCAACGGATCGAACCCTTTGGCCGACGCCCGTTTGACCCCCAGCGCTCGAAAACAACCAAAAGCCCCTCCGGCACCCGGTAGCAGCGCcgaagacgacgacgacgacgacgacacaGTCAGCATTGTGGAGATCGGCTATCCTTCGCTGATTGAGCAGATGAAAGTCAGAAAATGCTTGGAGCTCTACATGATTAACTCAGAGAAATACTTGAAGAGAGTGATCGGAGGAGCGCCGGGACTCACGATGGGCTTTCAAGGGCTTTTGGTTGTGGTCACCAGTACTGTAATGATGCTACTTAATAGCAACATAATAGCTGCGTAA
- the LOC125012030 gene encoding glycine-rich cell wall structural protein 2-like has translation MLGVQKVPVTVALSFLLLATLLPSSEARRGGGGFGRGGGRGLGGGGGGGFRRGWGGGQSYRPAPVQSSGPSAGKVAGAAAAGAIGGAVIGSALSRPGYGGYGGYGGYGGYGGYGGYGGGYGGGYGGYPRYGIGGGGARGGYEPEGSGDMEFYTGASSGPIYNSIIVVIGSLMSLLLGHWVAVM, from the coding sequence atgttggGCGTTCAGAAAGTTCCCGTCACAGTGGCCCTCAGTTTCCTTCTCCTCGCCACACTGTTGCCCAGCTCTGAGGCCCGCCGTGGAGGTGGTGGCTTCGGTCGAGGGGGAGGCAGAGGActgggaggcggaggaggcggcggctTCAGACGTGGCTGGGGTGGGGGTCAGTCCTACAGACCGGCACCCGTCCAGAGCAGTGGACCCAGTGCAGGAAAAGTGgccggtgctgctgctgcaggagcaaTAGGGGGAGCTGTGATCGGGTCGGCCTTGAGCCGCCCTGGGTACGGAGGATACGGAGGATATGGAGGATATGGAGGATACGGAGGCTACGGAGGATATGGAGGAGGTTATGGAGGAGGTTATGGAGGATATCCACGATATGGAATCGGTGGCGGTGGAGCCAGGGGCGGCTATGAGCCAGAGGGATCTGGAGATATGGAGTTTTACACCGGAGCCTCCAGTGGCCCCATCTACAACAGCATCATTGTTGTCATCGGCTCCCTGATGTCTCTGCTCCTGGGCCACTGGGTGGCAGTCATGTAG